Proteins found in one Erythrobacter sp. KY5 genomic segment:
- a CDS encoding AarF/ABC1/UbiB kinase family protein, with translation MPDDSFENSPKTRADRNRERAVPSGRIARFGTFGRLVGGVAGGMAAEGARRLTSGEPINPRDLILTPGNVKRMTDRLSHLRGAAMKMGQMISMDAGDLLPPEMSEILARLRDQANFMPTKQLDGVLKAEWGNDWRRQFKWFNPRPIAAASIGQVHKAMTRDGEELAIKVQYPGVAKSIDSDVDNVMTLLRVAGFAPPELEIDKLLAVAKKQLHEEADYQREGEQMELYRRTLEGEAGFVVPRLHEGLTRGSILAMSFEDGVSIERLDQETPGRRDEVMTRLMKLVARELFEFGIMQTDPNFANYRFRRETGEIVLLDFGASRPVDPVVANGYRKMLIAGLAGDRDEVVRATIDSGFMMPIVYEKHPERVERMVDIVIGEMREDKPFDFGDRAFVPLLRDEGWEIAQDKDTWAFPPIETLFVQRKVSGTALLGAKLKAQVNVRQMVEEVLGSTEPFPVPA, from the coding sequence ATGCCAGACGACAGCTTCGAAAATTCGCCAAAGACCCGCGCCGACAGGAACAGGGAACGCGCCGTACCATCGGGCCGGATCGCCCGCTTTGGGACTTTCGGCAGGCTCGTCGGCGGAGTTGCCGGCGGTATGGCTGCTGAAGGAGCGCGTCGGCTGACGAGCGGAGAACCGATAAATCCGCGCGATCTGATCCTTACGCCCGGCAATGTAAAGCGCATGACCGACCGTCTCTCGCACCTTCGCGGCGCGGCGATGAAGATGGGGCAGATGATCAGCATGGATGCGGGCGACCTTCTTCCGCCGGAGATGTCCGAGATTCTCGCGCGCCTTCGCGATCAGGCCAACTTCATGCCGACAAAGCAGCTGGACGGCGTGCTCAAGGCCGAATGGGGCAATGACTGGCGACGCCAGTTCAAATGGTTCAACCCTCGCCCTATCGCGGCGGCCAGCATCGGTCAGGTGCACAAGGCGATGACCCGCGATGGTGAGGAACTGGCTATCAAGGTCCAGTATCCCGGCGTTGCCAAGAGCATCGACAGTGATGTCGACAACGTGATGACGCTTCTCAGGGTTGCGGGCTTCGCTCCGCCAGAGCTTGAGATCGACAAGCTTCTGGCGGTGGCAAAGAAACAGCTTCATGAGGAAGCCGATTATCAGCGCGAGGGCGAGCAGATGGAGCTCTACCGCCGCACTCTCGAAGGGGAAGCAGGCTTCGTCGTGCCGCGTCTTCACGAAGGTCTGACGCGCGGTTCGATCCTCGCGATGAGTTTCGAAGACGGCGTTTCAATCGAGCGGCTCGACCAGGAAACGCCTGGGCGCCGCGATGAGGTCATGACCCGGCTCATGAAACTGGTGGCGCGCGAACTGTTCGAGTTCGGGATCATGCAGACAGACCCCAATTTCGCAAACTACCGCTTTCGCCGTGAGACGGGCGAGATCGTCCTTCTGGATTTCGGCGCATCCCGTCCGGTCGATCCCGTGGTTGCCAATGGCTATCGCAAGATGTTGATAGCCGGACTTGCAGGCGACCGGGACGAAGTCGTCAGGGCGACGATCGACTCGGGCTTCATGATGCCGATCGTCTACGAAAAGCACCCCGAGCGCGTTGAGCGCATGGTCGATATCGTAATCGGTGAAATGCGCGAGGACAAACCGTTCGACTTTGGCGACCGCGCGTTCGTCCCACTGCTTCGCGACGAGGGTTGGGAAATCGCGCAGGACAAGGACACATGGGCCTTCCCCCCGATCGAGACGCTGTTCGTCCAGCGCAAAGTATCGGGCACCGCCCTGCTGGGCGCGAAGCTCAAGGCTCAGGTCAATGTGAGGCAGATGGTCGAGGAAGTGCTCGGGTCGACCGAGCCCTTCCCCGTTCCAGCCTGA
- a CDS encoding YqaE/Pmp3 family membrane protein, with translation MELIALIATILLPPLGVALKKGVGTDFLINLVLTLLFFVPGLIHAIYVNYIAGGTRASIA, from the coding sequence ATGGAACTTATCGCACTTATCGCCACTATTCTTCTTCCGCCGCTCGGCGTTGCACTGAAGAAGGGTGTTGGAACAGACTTTCTGATCAATCTCGTGCTGACTCTTCTGTTCTTTGTACCGGGTCTTATCCACGCGATCTATGTGAACTACATCGCTGGTGGAACGCGCGCATCGATCGCCTAA
- a CDS encoding SDR family NAD(P)-dependent oxidoreductase, with translation MDMFDLSGRVAIVTGGNSGIGLSMAKGLAKAGADVAIWARDTRKSASAVSELDKLGGGRVAAFACDVAEEATIEAAMKATLDAFGRVDTAFANAGRSGAGSRIPDITAEGWDATMAVNTRGAALTYKHVSRHMIERAESGDPGGKLIVTSSDQSIMGVNKSSDYAASKAAVNGLTRGAAFELARYGITANALLFGFYETPLTAAANPKFGEWIAKRVPLGRFGDHAGLEGLAVFFASPHSDYITGQSLPVDGGLCIS, from the coding sequence ATGGATATGTTCGATCTTTCAGGCCGCGTGGCCATCGTCACCGGAGGCAATTCCGGCATTGGCCTTTCCATGGCAAAAGGTCTCGCCAAGGCGGGAGCGGATGTCGCGATCTGGGCCAGAGATACGCGCAAGAGTGCCTCCGCGGTTTCAGAGCTGGATAAACTGGGCGGCGGCCGGGTCGCGGCTTTTGCATGTGACGTCGCCGAAGAAGCAACCATTGAAGCGGCCATGAAGGCGACGCTCGATGCGTTTGGCCGCGTCGATACTGCATTTGCGAATGCCGGACGATCCGGCGCGGGCAGCCGTATTCCCGATATCACGGCAGAAGGCTGGGACGCGACCATGGCTGTCAATACGCGCGGAGCGGCGCTGACCTACAAACACGTCTCGCGCCATATGATCGAGCGCGCCGAAAGTGGGGATCCGGGCGGCAAGCTCATCGTCACCTCTTCGGACCAGTCGATCATGGGAGTGAACAAAAGCTCCGATTACGCCGCGTCGAAAGCGGCAGTAAACGGGCTGACACGGGGGGCCGCATTCGAACTCGCCCGATATGGGATCACCGCCAATGCGCTTCTCTTCGGGTTCTATGAAACGCCGCTGACCGCCGCTGCCAATCCGAAATTCGGGGAGTGGATTGCAAAGCGCGTTCCGCTGGGCCGGTTTGGAGATCACGCGGGACTGGAAGGACTGGCTGTCTTCTTCGCATCGCCGCACAGCGATTACATTACGGGCCAGTCGCTGCCGGTCGACGGGGGCCTGTGCATCAGCTGA
- a CDS encoding DUF3429 domain-containing protein: MDNTASLTPASRWLGYAGLLPQIICVALAATGHEYAYTALAGGFAYAAAIFSFLGGVWWGQAIASGRGGAGAYLISVMPSLIAVALFLPWSFGWDWPGPALLYLGALILLSPLVDRWLGFAAKDFMQLRVQLSVGLGLLTIALGLVADRIV, encoded by the coding sequence ATGGACAACACAGCTTCGTTAACCCCGGCATCGCGCTGGCTTGGCTATGCAGGCCTCCTGCCGCAGATCATCTGCGTAGCGCTGGCAGCCACCGGACATGAATATGCCTACACCGCCCTGGCTGGAGGGTTTGCTTACGCGGCTGCGATCTTCAGCTTTCTTGGCGGCGTTTGGTGGGGGCAAGCCATCGCCAGCGGCAGGGGCGGGGCGGGCGCGTACCTTATCTCAGTCATGCCCAGCCTGATCGCGGTCGCGCTTTTCCTGCCGTGGAGCTTTGGATGGGATTGGCCCGGGCCAGCGCTGCTTTATCTGGGCGCGCTGATCCTGTTGTCTCCGCTGGTCGACCGTTGGCTGGGCTTTGCTGCGAAGGATTTCATGCAGCTGAGAGTGCAATTGTCGGTGGGGCTCGGTCTGCTGACAATCGCGCTCGGCCTGGTGGCCGACCGGATCGTCTGA
- a CDS encoding IS1595 family transposase produces MEVKSQHFLLSKQARSLSKKRIQRLTEDEAFAEFCAVRFEENDGEPFCPWCGHKEVYSIPTRRKWRCKSKVCGRDFSATSDTVFASHKLPFRDLLLLVAYQSQAKKNFNAIDMSQELEVQYKTAFVWCHKLREAIATSQHEGTLRGQVEIDGAYFGGYIKPKNSFPLRQDRRRLVREQGKRKCVVIFRERGGRSRALVCSESEAAHKAPEFIEPGSIIYTDDAVEYNRLAARYKLVKVNHSKRYSEGDACTNWAESYFARLRRAEIGIHHHFAGTYLHNYANEISWREDRRRFPANENYEELLRITSHHPVSRQWKGYWQRYKDAA; encoded by the coding sequence ATGGAGGTAAAGTCGCAGCATTTTCTTCTCTCGAAACAGGCGAGATCGCTGAGCAAAAAGCGTATCCAGCGCCTCACGGAGGACGAGGCCTTTGCCGAGTTCTGTGCCGTGCGTTTCGAAGAGAACGACGGTGAACCCTTCTGCCCGTGGTGTGGGCACAAGGAGGTCTACTCGATTCCTACCCGGAGAAAGTGGCGCTGTAAGTCCAAGGTGTGCGGTCGAGACTTTTCGGCAACTTCCGACACGGTTTTCGCAAGCCATAAGCTTCCATTCCGCGATCTTCTCCTGCTCGTCGCATACCAGTCTCAAGCGAAGAAGAACTTCAATGCAATCGACATGAGCCAAGAGCTTGAAGTGCAATACAAGACGGCGTTTGTCTGGTGTCATAAGCTTCGAGAGGCGATCGCGACCAGTCAGCACGAAGGCACGCTTCGGGGGCAAGTCGAAATCGATGGCGCGTATTTCGGCGGCTACATAAAGCCGAAGAACAGCTTCCCATTGCGGCAGGACAGACGCCGGTTGGTAAGAGAACAGGGAAAGCGCAAATGCGTCGTGATCTTCCGAGAACGGGGAGGTCGAAGCCGCGCTCTGGTCTGTTCAGAGAGCGAGGCAGCGCACAAAGCCCCTGAGTTCATCGAGCCCGGCAGCATCATCTACACAGACGATGCTGTCGAATATAACCGGCTTGCAGCGCGCTATAAGCTGGTAAAGGTCAACCACTCCAAGCGGTATTCGGAAGGTGACGCCTGCACGAACTGGGCGGAGTCATATTTTGCAAGGCTACGGCGCGCTGAGATCGGCATCCACCATCACTTCGCAGGAACCTACTTGCACAACTACGCCAACGAAATCTCGTGGCGAGAGGACCGGCGTCGCTTCCCGGCAAACGAGAACTACGAGGAGCTTCTGCGGATCACATCGCACCATCCCGTGTCGCGCCAATGGAAGGGCTACTGGCAGCGCTACAAGGACGCCGCATAG
- a CDS encoding helix-turn-helix domain-containing protein — protein MDPYLDILGQRIRAKRRELGLSQEGLANEAGLDRSYVGRIERGEHNLTFVSLVRLCRAMGCDVAALTMNLPTTSNSSK, from the coding sequence GTGGACCCTTATCTCGACATCCTAGGCCAACGCATCCGCGCCAAGCGACGCGAACTCGGTCTGTCACAGGAGGGATTGGCCAATGAGGCCGGACTGGACCGCAGCTATGTCGGCCGGATCGAGCGCGGCGAGCACAACCTGACGTTCGTCTCACTGGTCAGGCTGTGTCGTGCGATGGGGTGTGATGTGGCGGCATTGACAATGAATTTACCCACAACTTCAAATTCCTCTAAGTAG